A stretch of the uncultured Trichococcus sp. genome encodes the following:
- a CDS encoding heavy metal-binding domain-containing protein — MIITTTSHVEDKKVTSYIGIVFGEVITGINAFKDFGAGIRNIVGGRSKSYEDELAMARENALAEMESRATAKGANAIIGMKMDYEVLGADNGMLMVTCSGTAVKLTDESDYLG; from the coding sequence ATGATCATTACTACAACATCCCATGTCGAGGACAAAAAAGTCACTTCCTATATTGGCATCGTTTTCGGCGAAGTCATCACAGGCATCAATGCGTTCAAGGATTTCGGAGCCGGTATCCGCAATATCGTCGGCGGACGCTCAAAGAGCTACGAAGATGAATTGGCCATGGCACGCGAAAACGCCTTGGCAGAAATGGAAAGCCGGGCAACCGCTAAAGGAGCGAATGCCATCATCGGTATGAAAATGGATTATGAAGTGCTGGGAGCCGATAATGGCATGCTGATGGTCACCTGCAGCGGCACAGCTGTGAAACTGACAGATGAATCAGACTATTTGGGTTAA
- a CDS encoding DUF4430 domain-containing protein, whose amino-acid sequence MKKLLLALSLSLVLFGCSPTEEAETSSVLQESTVAVSSEAAETVSVTISLTDGGTVVADSEKTLEVEAGADLLAVMKENYAIEEEGGFITAIDGQAQVEESAETKAKYWLFDVNGEPSMVGAADVALQEGDVIVWNLTEM is encoded by the coding sequence ATGAAAAAATTGTTGTTGGCCTTATCGTTGAGTTTGGTATTATTCGGGTGCTCCCCGACGGAAGAAGCGGAAACAAGTTCCGTCCTGCAGGAGTCGACTGTTGCAGTCAGCTCCGAAGCAGCAGAGACAGTCAGCGTCACGATTTCTTTGACGGATGGCGGCACAGTCGTTGCAGACTCTGAAAAAACGCTGGAGGTCGAAGCGGGCGCTGACTTGTTGGCTGTCATGAAAGAAAACTATGCCATCGAAGAAGAGGGCGGCTTCATCACAGCCATCGACGGGCAAGCACAAGTGGAAGAGTCAGCCGAAACGAAAGCCAAATATTGGTTGTTTGATGTAAACGGCGAGCCTTCGATGGTCGGAGCCGCTGATGTGGCGCTCCAAGAAGGAGACGTAATCGTGTGGAACCTGACAGAAATGTAA
- a CDS encoding copper-translocating P-type ATPase: MDEHKHSESTHTDHNSEVPAKVDRHAGHDHSGHHMPPPEPKQTASNGHEQHEKHMAHGPTGHAGHHEQMVADYRKRFWIVLLLTIPVTLLSPMIMMLFGYHFDFPGANFVVFGLSTVIFFYGGKPFLNGAWEEWKNRSLGMMMLISLAIVSAYIYSTFTAFFIEGSDFYFELATLILIMLLGHWIEMKSQMGASKALEELIKLMPKEAHRLDASGNVEEVSIETLVPGERILVKPGEKIPLDGKIYEGLSTVDESMLTGESVPVEKQPGMQAIGGSINGSGVLKLTVEKVGNETYLAQVINMVQAAQKQKSKSQGLADKAAGWLFYIAVTAGLLTFLYWIFAADLAFALERMVTVLVIACPHALGLAVPLVNAVSTSIAARNGLLIRNRTQFEEARKVDRIVFDKTGTLTEGNFGVTDILPVDGVSEKELLTLAYSAESQSEHPIAKGIVRKGEAEGVTLLPATDYQNLTGQGLQVTVDGMQVAVVSPGTMDERGIAYDKETFASLAQQGKTVVFVLKEGSLQGMIANADIIRSSSHEVVAALKEQGIEAIMLTGDNSRAAHYVGEQLGLSQVFAEVLPAEKSKHIASLKAGNKKVAMVGDGVNDAPALAEADLGIAIGAGTDVAIETADVILVDSNPKDVLTIITLSKATYRKMVENLIWAVGYNIIAIPLAAGVLANQGFLITPAIGAAVMSISTIICAVNARLLKID, encoded by the coding sequence ATGGATGAACACAAACATTCGGAATCCACGCACACAGACCATAATTCGGAGGTCCCAGCAAAAGTCGATCGACACGCCGGGCACGACCATTCCGGTCATCATATGCCCCCACCCGAACCGAAACAGACTGCTTCCAATGGTCACGAACAACATGAAAAACACATGGCACACGGTCCGACCGGACATGCCGGCCACCACGAGCAGATGGTGGCCGATTACCGGAAACGCTTCTGGATTGTCTTACTGCTGACCATTCCCGTCACCTTGTTGTCTCCCATGATCATGATGCTCTTCGGTTACCATTTCGACTTTCCGGGAGCGAATTTTGTCGTATTCGGCTTATCAACCGTCATTTTCTTCTACGGCGGCAAACCGTTTTTGAATGGTGCTTGGGAGGAATGGAAGAACCGGTCGCTCGGCATGATGATGCTGATCTCATTGGCGATCGTATCCGCCTATATCTACAGCACCTTCACGGCCTTTTTCATAGAAGGATCGGACTTTTATTTCGAGCTGGCGACCTTGATCCTGATCATGCTGCTCGGCCACTGGATCGAAATGAAATCCCAGATGGGGGCATCCAAGGCTCTGGAAGAACTCATCAAATTGATGCCGAAGGAAGCCCATCGGTTGGATGCGTCCGGCAATGTTGAAGAAGTGTCGATCGAAACCCTTGTTCCGGGTGAGCGCATCCTCGTCAAACCCGGCGAAAAAATCCCTTTGGACGGAAAAATCTATGAAGGCCTCTCAACGGTCGACGAATCGATGCTGACGGGCGAATCTGTACCCGTCGAAAAACAACCGGGTATGCAGGCCATCGGCGGCTCCATCAATGGATCAGGTGTCCTGAAGCTGACCGTGGAAAAGGTCGGGAATGAAACCTACTTGGCCCAAGTGATCAACATGGTCCAGGCGGCCCAGAAACAAAAATCCAAGTCGCAGGGATTGGCCGACAAAGCGGCCGGCTGGCTGTTCTATATCGCCGTCACAGCCGGACTCCTGACTTTCCTTTATTGGATTTTCGCCGCCGACCTGGCCTTCGCTTTGGAGCGGATGGTGACGGTACTCGTCATCGCTTGTCCCCATGCACTCGGGCTGGCTGTCCCTTTGGTGAATGCGGTGTCCACTTCGATTGCAGCCCGAAACGGCTTGCTGATCCGCAACCGGACCCAATTCGAGGAGGCGCGCAAAGTGGATCGGATCGTCTTCGACAAGACCGGGACCCTGACGGAAGGCAACTTCGGAGTGACCGACATTCTTCCAGTTGACGGGGTCTCCGAGAAGGAATTACTGACATTGGCCTATTCTGCCGAAAGCCAATCCGAACACCCGATCGCAAAAGGGATTGTCCGCAAAGGGGAAGCAGAAGGCGTCACCCTTTTGCCGGCAACTGATTATCAAAACCTTACCGGCCAAGGTCTGCAGGTCACTGTGGACGGCATGCAGGTCGCTGTCGTCAGCCCCGGCACCATGGACGAGCGCGGCATCGCATACGACAAGGAGACATTCGCAAGCTTGGCCCAGCAAGGCAAAACCGTTGTCTTCGTCCTGAAGGAAGGCAGCCTACAGGGGATGATCGCCAACGCTGATATCATCCGTTCGTCATCGCACGAAGTCGTGGCTGCCTTGAAAGAACAAGGCATCGAAGCCATCATGCTGACTGGCGACAACAGCCGCGCAGCGCATTACGTGGGCGAGCAGTTAGGCCTGTCTCAAGTATTTGCGGAAGTTCTGCCTGCCGAAAAATCGAAACACATCGCCTCACTGAAAGCCGGAAACAAAAAAGTCGCGATGGTCGGGGATGGCGTCAATGATGCGCCCGCTCTGGCGGAAGCTGATCTTGGCATTGCCATCGGCGCCGGAACGGATGTCGCAATCGAAACAGCCGACGTCATTCTGGTGGACAGCAATCCGAAAGACGTATTGACCATCATCACCCTTTCGAAAGCCACTTACCGCAAGATGGTCGAGAATCTGATTTGGGCTGTCGGTTATAACATAATCGCCATCCCGCTGGCTGCAGGTGTATTGGCCAATCAGGGCTTCCTTATCACCCCGGCCATCGGGGCAGCCGTCATGTCGATCAGCACCATCATCTGCGCGGTCAACGCGCGGCTCTTGAAGATAGACTGA
- the topB gene encoding DNA topoisomerase III, whose product MKTVILAEKASQAAAYASSFQKKATVAGNYVIQDSLFDGETVIVHASGHLVGLLQPEEYDPKWKKWSLDHLPIFPENYKYKIQYGKGKQMANIKQQLKEADRIIIATDSDREGENIARSIIRHAGAEKKEMKRLWINSLESNEIRRGFTELLDGKDTYPSYIEAQSREIADWLVGMNLSRLYTIALQKAGIKEGAFSVGRVQTPTLFMIYKRMKEIAAFQEETHYECLARITVKNGTFEAKYQHEFESKQEMKAFISAHGLAAEMPAVIKRFEANENKREFAPRLYSLSDLQRAANAKFKMGAKDTLATVQSLYEAKLLSYPRTDATVITKNEFAYLKANLSGYLGILGHTIDRPNLTPRKKYVDDAKVQEHYAIIPTKKVPDQARIAKLNANQQKIYDLVLRRTLAMFEEDFIYDEPTIITDIGGLDFVASGKIIKNLGWKKLEGNTRKKGEPEDKILPMVTVGEAGIAVLATKEKKTTPPKPYTEGTLIAAMKNAGKEVDDAEDKAILKETHGIGTEATRAGVIENLKDRGYITASKNQLAITEKGTLLCEAVAGNKMSDVAFTAEWEKYLAKIHKGEGDQAYFLDNIKHFVMEILGTKNEMLQSEGISDRIDAAGDDAVVGVCPVCGKEAIIKGSYLQCQNYGEACSFRISRYIARRYLSPEEAKELLTRKETKRLSGFKKKDGKNFSTALLLVKDEAGNYAVSFKPFAPSKKKPVRKKTQ is encoded by the coding sequence ATGAAAACAGTCATTTTAGCCGAAAAAGCCTCGCAGGCGGCCGCCTATGCGAGCTCTTTCCAAAAGAAGGCGACGGTTGCCGGGAACTACGTGATCCAGGACAGCCTGTTCGATGGCGAAACGGTAATCGTGCATGCATCCGGTCATCTGGTGGGGTTATTGCAGCCGGAAGAATATGATCCGAAATGGAAAAAATGGAGCCTGGATCACTTGCCGATTTTCCCGGAAAACTACAAATACAAGATCCAATATGGAAAAGGCAAGCAGATGGCGAACATCAAGCAGCAGCTCAAGGAAGCGGACCGCATCATCATCGCGACCGACTCGGACCGCGAAGGGGAAAATATCGCCCGCTCGATCATCCGCCACGCTGGTGCAGAAAAAAAAGAGATGAAACGCCTCTGGATCAACAGTCTGGAATCCAATGAAATCCGCCGCGGATTCACCGAATTGCTGGACGGGAAGGACACGTATCCATCCTACATCGAGGCCCAAAGCCGGGAAATCGCCGATTGGCTGGTGGGGATGAACCTGAGCCGGCTGTACACGATTGCGCTCCAGAAGGCCGGGATCAAAGAAGGGGCCTTTTCGGTAGGCCGCGTGCAGACGCCGACGCTCTTCATGATCTATAAGCGCATGAAGGAAATCGCTGCCTTCCAGGAAGAGACGCACTATGAATGTTTGGCCCGGATCACAGTAAAGAACGGGACATTCGAAGCGAAGTATCAGCATGAATTTGAGTCCAAGCAGGAAATGAAAGCCTTCATCTCGGCGCACGGATTGGCGGCTGAGATGCCTGCCGTTATCAAACGCTTCGAAGCCAACGAGAACAAACGCGAGTTTGCGCCGCGTCTGTATTCGCTCAGCGATCTGCAGCGGGCAGCCAACGCCAAGTTCAAGATGGGCGCGAAAGACACGCTGGCAACCGTCCAGTCCCTGTATGAAGCGAAGCTGCTTTCCTATCCGCGGACGGATGCGACCGTCATCACCAAAAATGAATTTGCTTACCTGAAGGCCAATCTTTCCGGCTACCTGGGCATCTTGGGCCACACCATCGACAGGCCGAATCTGACTCCGCGCAAAAAGTACGTCGATGATGCCAAAGTGCAGGAGCATTATGCCATCATCCCGACGAAAAAAGTGCCGGACCAAGCCCGAATCGCCAAATTGAATGCGAACCAGCAGAAAATCTATGACCTCGTCCTGCGCCGGACTTTGGCGATGTTCGAAGAGGACTTCATTTACGATGAACCGACCATCATTACCGATATCGGAGGACTGGACTTCGTCGCATCCGGGAAGATCATCAAGAATCTGGGATGGAAGAAGCTGGAAGGCAACACAAGGAAAAAAGGCGAACCCGAGGACAAAATTTTGCCTATGGTTACGGTAGGGGAAGCCGGAATAGCTGTTTTGGCCACGAAGGAGAAGAAAACCACCCCTCCAAAGCCTTACACAGAAGGCACGCTGATCGCAGCCATGAAGAACGCCGGAAAAGAAGTGGATGATGCCGAGGACAAGGCGATCCTGAAGGAAACGCACGGTATCGGAACAGAAGCGACCCGTGCGGGTGTCATCGAAAATTTGAAGGACAGGGGTTACATAACGGCATCGAAGAACCAACTGGCGATCACCGAAAAGGGCACATTGCTTTGTGAGGCCGTAGCCGGCAATAAGATGAGCGATGTCGCCTTCACGGCTGAATGGGAAAAATATTTGGCGAAAATCCATAAAGGCGAGGGCGATCAGGCCTATTTCCTGGATAACATCAAACACTTCGTCATGGAAATCCTCGGCACGAAGAACGAGATGCTGCAGTCTGAAGGGATCTCTGATCGCATCGATGCTGCAGGCGACGATGCGGTCGTGGGCGTTTGCCCGGTCTGTGGGAAAGAAGCGATCATCAAGGGCAGTTACCTCCAATGCCAGAATTACGGCGAGGCTTGCTCATTCCGGATTTCCCGCTACATCGCCCGACGCTATCTGTCCCCCGAGGAAGCCAAAGAACTTTTGACCCGTAAGGAAACGAAACGCCTTTCCGGTTTCAAGAAAAAGGACGGCAAAAACTTTTCGACGGCATTGCTTTTGGTGAAGGACGAAGCCGGCAATTATGCCGTTTCCTTCAAACCGTTCGCACCGAGCAAAAAAAAGCCGGTGCGCAAAAAAACACAATAA
- a CDS encoding DNA topoisomerase III has protein sequence MGKSLVLAEKPSVARDIARVLQCEKKGQGYLEGKDYIVTWALGHLVTLADPEAYDVKYKNWNLADLPMLPEDLKLTVIKQSGKQFNAVKSQLVRNDVSDIIIATDAGREGELVARWIIEKAKVHKPVKRLWISSVTDKAIKDGFQNLKPGKAYENLYQSAVARSQADWYIGLNATRALTTKFNAQLNCGRVQTPVVAIIARREEEIKKFQPKTYYGIEAQTDTKLKLIWQDEKTNDTKSFDRDKITAIVKKLDKQQATVVAVDRKPKKAYAPGLYDLTELQRDANKLFGYSAKETLNIMQKLYEQHKLLTYPRTDSRYLSNDIVATLPDRLKACAIKEYRPLVNKVLAKPIKTNKSFVDDSKVSDHHAIIPTEQVVLIGKLSAQELKIYDLVVKRFLAVLFPAYEYEQLTLRADIGGERFVARGKTVTAAGWKEVYSNRTEDEESEDGLQEQLLPKIETGDVLAVRYVSETSGQTKPPAYFNEATLLTAMENPAKYMETTDKALAQTLKETGGLGTVATRADIIEKLFNSFLIERRGQEIHVTSKGKQLLELVPEELKSPALTAEWERKLEQIAAGKLKKDVFINEMKAYTKEIVSEIKTSEGKFKHENISTKTCPECGKPMLEVNGKKGKMLVCQDRDCGYRKNVARVTNARCPQCMKKMELHGEGDGQIFTCKCGYREKLSAFNERRKKGSGGKAAKQDVQKYLKKQNKEEEPVNNALFEALKKLKLDD, from the coding sequence ATGGGAAAGAGTCTAGTTTTAGCTGAAAAACCATCGGTGGCGCGCGATATCGCCCGTGTGCTGCAGTGCGAGAAAAAGGGTCAAGGATACCTGGAAGGAAAAGACTATATCGTCACTTGGGCATTGGGCCATCTTGTGACACTGGCCGATCCGGAAGCCTATGATGTGAAATACAAAAATTGGAATCTGGCGGACCTGCCGATGCTTCCGGAAGACCTGAAGCTGACTGTCATCAAGCAGTCCGGCAAGCAGTTCAATGCCGTCAAATCGCAACTGGTGAGGAATGACGTTTCCGACATCATCATCGCGACGGATGCCGGCCGCGAGGGCGAACTGGTCGCCCGCTGGATCATCGAAAAAGCGAAAGTCCACAAGCCCGTCAAACGGCTCTGGATATCATCGGTGACGGACAAAGCCATCAAAGACGGTTTCCAGAACCTGAAGCCTGGCAAGGCGTACGAAAATCTTTACCAGTCGGCAGTGGCCCGTTCGCAAGCGGATTGGTACATCGGCTTGAATGCGACCCGCGCCTTGACGACGAAATTCAATGCCCAGTTGAACTGCGGCCGCGTCCAGACGCCGGTCGTCGCCATCATCGCCAGACGCGAAGAGGAAATCAAAAAATTCCAACCGAAGACGTATTACGGCATCGAGGCGCAGACCGATACGAAGCTGAAGCTGATTTGGCAGGACGAGAAAACGAACGACACAAAGAGCTTCGATCGCGATAAAATCACAGCCATCGTCAAAAAGTTGGATAAGCAACAGGCAACGGTTGTGGCGGTCGACCGCAAACCGAAAAAAGCCTATGCACCAGGCCTTTATGACTTGACCGAACTGCAACGCGACGCCAACAAACTTTTTGGCTATTCTGCCAAAGAGACGCTGAACATCATGCAGAAACTCTACGAGCAGCACAAATTGTTGACTTATCCGCGCACGGATTCCCGCTACCTGTCGAACGACATCGTCGCCACGCTGCCGGACCGGCTGAAGGCTTGCGCCATCAAAGAATACCGTCCGCTCGTGAACAAGGTGTTGGCGAAACCGATCAAGACGAACAAATCGTTCGTCGACGACAGCAAAGTGTCCGATCATCATGCCATCATCCCGACGGAGCAGGTCGTCCTGATCGGGAAACTGTCGGCGCAGGAACTCAAAATCTATGACTTGGTCGTGAAGCGCTTCTTGGCTGTGCTTTTCCCGGCTTACGAATATGAGCAGCTGACTTTGCGCGCGGACATCGGGGGCGAACGCTTCGTGGCCCGCGGCAAAACGGTCACCGCAGCCGGTTGGAAAGAAGTCTACAGCAATCGCACGGAGGATGAGGAGTCGGAAGACGGTCTTCAGGAGCAGCTGTTGCCGAAAATCGAAACAGGTGATGTGTTGGCTGTCCGTTACGTGAGCGAGACATCCGGTCAGACGAAACCGCCCGCCTACTTCAATGAAGCGACGCTGTTGACGGCGATGGAAAATCCGGCGAAATATATGGAGACGACCGACAAAGCTTTGGCGCAGACGCTGAAGGAAACGGGCGGACTGGGAACCGTCGCTACGCGTGCCGACATCATCGAGAAACTGTTCAATTCCTTCCTGATCGAAAGACGCGGACAGGAAATCCATGTCACTTCCAAAGGCAAGCAATTGCTGGAATTGGTTCCGGAAGAGCTGAAATCCCCGGCCCTGACAGCCGAGTGGGAGCGGAAACTCGAGCAGATCGCCGCGGGCAAGCTGAAGAAGGACGTATTCATCAACGAAATGAAGGCCTATACGAAAGAGATCGTTTCGGAAATCAAGACGAGCGAAGGCAAGTTCAAGCACGAGAACATCTCCACCAAGACCTGCCCGGAATGCGGCAAACCGATGCTGGAAGTGAACGGCAAAAAAGGCAAAATGCTTGTGTGCCAGGACCGCGATTGCGGGTACCGTAAGAATGTGGCGCGCGTCACCAATGCCCGCTGTCCGCAGTGCATGAAGAAGATGGAACTGCACGGCGAAGGCGACGGCCAGATTTTCACCTGCAAGTGCGGTTACCGCGAAAAGCTATCAGCCTTCAACGAACGACGAAAAAAAGGCTCCGGCGGAAAAGCCGCGAAGCAAGACGTCCAAAAATATCTGAAGAAACAAAATAAAGAGGAAGAGCCGGTAAACAACGCCTTGTTCGAGGCGCTGAAGAAACTCAAGCTGGACGATTAA
- a CDS encoding multicopper oxidase domain-containing protein produces the protein MNRRTSLIVALIASFALLLLVSVNLFSTFFNSGDSRTSVTTIDPDSNSRGDFIGMGHMMGADRDTVLDESGQAMTALRVPELAVPDSESDSEITYTVTAQAGETTFLEGQPTETLGYNGSYLGPVLVVHEGQEVHIKTENQLSEATSFHWHGLKVPSDMDGGPHHPVGPDETMQIDFTVNQEAATLWFHPHALGTTAEQVYAGLAGLIFVEDDNSDQLDLPKDYGVNDFPLIIQDRTFDADNQFDYAGTYNPDGTYGDTLLINGTINPYVEVKNEQIRLRLVNGSNARNYTFGLENGAEFHQIASDGGFLEQPVVLTAVTLTPGERAEIIVDLSGYAEGDTLKLMDGNVTVLSLNVTEETDAQTALPQTLNEITELTTAGAAIQRFTLSGMSFMVNINGSQFDMDRIDTEQRLNETVIWEVHNAQDMMGSMIHPFHIHGVQFQVLSRDGAEPPQNEQGWKDTVAVYPGETVRLAVTFSEKGVFMYHCHILEHEDNGMMGQVSVQ, from the coding sequence ATGAACAGAAGAACATCACTGATTGTCGCTTTGATTGCTTCGTTCGCACTGTTGTTGCTTGTTTCAGTCAATCTTTTTTCGACGTTTTTCAATAGCGGGGATAGCCGGACGTCTGTGACAACTATTGATCCGGATTCGAACAGCAGAGGGGATTTTATCGGGATGGGACATATGATGGGAGCAGATCGGGATACCGTCCTGGATGAAAGCGGACAGGCAATGACTGCACTGCGGGTGCCGGAACTGGCGGTGCCGGATTCCGAATCGGATAGTGAAATCACCTATACGGTCACAGCGCAAGCGGGAGAAACTACCTTTCTGGAAGGGCAACCGACCGAGACGCTCGGCTACAACGGTTCCTATCTTGGCCCGGTTCTGGTCGTACATGAAGGCCAAGAGGTGCACATCAAGACCGAAAACCAATTGTCCGAAGCCACCTCTTTCCATTGGCACGGACTGAAGGTCCCTTCCGACATGGATGGCGGGCCGCACCACCCGGTCGGACCGGACGAGACGATGCAAATTGATTTCACCGTCAATCAGGAGGCGGCGACATTGTGGTTCCACCCGCATGCCTTGGGGACGACTGCTGAACAAGTGTATGCCGGTCTGGCCGGATTGATTTTTGTCGAGGACGACAATTCCGATCAGCTTGATTTGCCGAAGGATTATGGGGTGAATGACTTCCCTTTGATTATCCAGGATCGGACCTTCGATGCGGATAATCAATTCGATTACGCAGGGACTTACAATCCCGACGGTACCTATGGCGATACCTTGCTGATCAACGGGACCATCAATCCCTACGTTGAGGTAAAAAATGAACAAATCCGCCTGCGTTTGGTGAATGGTTCGAATGCCCGCAATTACACATTCGGATTGGAAAATGGCGCGGAGTTCCATCAAATCGCCAGCGACGGCGGCTTTCTTGAACAGCCCGTTGTGTTGACAGCTGTGACATTGACACCGGGAGAACGGGCGGAAATCATCGTGGACTTGAGCGGATACGCTGAAGGGGATACTTTGAAATTGATGGACGGGAATGTAACCGTCCTTTCCTTGAATGTCACGGAGGAGACGGACGCGCAGACGGCCCTCCCGCAAACTTTGAATGAGATTACTGAATTGACGACGGCTGGTGCGGCTATCCAGCGGTTCACGCTGAGCGGCATGTCCTTCATGGTCAACATCAACGGCAGCCAGTTCGACATGGATCGGATCGATACCGAACAGCGCCTGAATGAAACCGTCATCTGGGAAGTCCACAATGCGCAGGATATGATGGGCAGCATGATCCATCCTTTCCACATCCATGGCGTCCAATTCCAGGTGCTCTCGCGTGATGGAGCGGAGCCGCCACAGAACGAGCAAGGCTGGAAGGATACCGTCGCTGTTTATCCTGGTGAAACGGTCCGGCTGGCGGTGACTTTTTCTGAGAAGGGAGTCTTCATGTACCATTGCCACATTTTGGAGCATGAGGACAATGGCATGATGGGACAGGTCAGTGTACAATAA
- a CDS encoding VOC family protein produces MKFEKIHHVAIIASDYEASKAFYTEVLELPIIRENYRADRDSYKLDLKLGESEIELFSFPNPPERPSRPESVGLRHLCFYVEDVEATVAELNRKGVETEPIRLDDYTNKKFTFFKDPDGLPLELHE; encoded by the coding sequence ATGAAATTTGAAAAGATTCATCATGTGGCAATCATCGCTTCCGACTATGAAGCTTCCAAAGCCTTTTACACAGAAGTGCTGGAATTACCGATCATCCGCGAAAACTACCGAGCGGATAGAGATTCCTACAAACTCGATCTCAAACTGGGGGAGAGCGAAATTGAGCTGTTCTCTTTTCCGAATCCGCCTGAGCGACCGAGCCGTCCGGAATCAGTCGGACTCCGCCATCTTTGCTTCTATGTGGAAGATGTCGAGGCGACTGTCGCGGAATTGAACCGCAAGGGTGTGGAAACCGAGCCGATCCGGCTGGATGACTACACGAACAAAAAATTCACTTTTTTCAAGGATCCGGACGGCTTGCCGCTGGAACTGCATGAATAA
- a CDS encoding ECF transporter S component: MEPDRNVKKTVGFGVRRLALLSILTALCYVGRMMFQFIPNVQPVTAVLIILTLTLGMTDGFIVAILSIVLTNFLLGMGPWTIAQVASFGVLIVVTGLFIKPFYSTSQNKNRRILFALFAFFGGLLYGFIISVISVKLMGITSFWAYYIAGIPFDLLHGLGNAGFYLILEPILAPLLLAQQKKA, translated from the coding sequence GTGGAACCTGACAGAAATGTAAAGAAGACTGTGGGCTTCGGGGTAAGGCGACTGGCGCTGCTGTCGATCTTGACGGCTTTGTGCTATGTCGGGAGGATGATGTTCCAGTTTATCCCGAATGTCCAACCGGTGACTGCCGTGCTGATCATCCTGACGCTGACGCTGGGCATGACGGACGGCTTCATCGTGGCCATCCTGTCGATTGTTTTGACCAACTTCCTGCTGGGAATGGGGCCGTGGACGATCGCGCAAGTCGCCAGTTTTGGCGTTCTGATTGTGGTAACAGGCCTGTTCATAAAGCCTTTCTACAGCACAAGCCAAAACAAAAACCGCCGAATCCTTTTCGCGCTGTTCGCCTTTTTCGGGGGACTGCTTTACGGGTTCATCATCTCAGTCATTTCCGTGAAATTGATGGGCATCACCAGTTTTTGGGCCTATTACATCGCCGGGATCCCTTTCGATCTTCTGCACGGTCTGGGGAATGCTGGGTTCTATCTGATCCTGGAGCCGATTTTGGCGCCCTTGTTGCTGGCGCAACAGAAAAAAGCTTAG